CCAGCGCCACCAGCAGGTCGGCGTCGAGGTGGTCGCCACCCACCTGGGCGGCAACGTGCTCGGTCGGGTAACCGTTGTCCGCCAACGACTTGGCCGCCCGCGGGTCGGCCGGGTCGCCCACGTGCCAGCCGCCGGTGCCCGCGCTGGTCACCTCGACGAGGTCACCCAGGCCGGCTCGCCGCAGGTGCTCCCGGAATATGATCGCGGCCACTGGGGAACGGCAGATGTTGCCGGTGCAGATGAAGGTCACGTGGAGCGTCACGGCAGGGCAGTCTGCCAGGCCGGGCGCCGCTGTCGGAGCGCGCGCGGCGACCGCTCTCGTTGGGGGTTTGTTCGATGTCCGTGGTCGCTGTCGTCGTGCCGCTCGCGGTCCTGGCGGTCGTCGTGGCGGTGGTGCTGCGGCGCCGGTCGTGGCCGCGGACGCCCGCGTTCGCCCGGCCCCGCCCGGTGACCTCGCCCGGCGGCCTGGCGCCCGACCCCAATGCGGGGTTCTTCACCCATCGCACTTTTTTGTTCCGCAAAAGGTATTTCTTCGTCGGCACGGGCTGCCCGCCGCGGCCGGTCGCCGATTTCCCGTCACTGGACGTGTCGCAGCGGGAACAGCCCGTGCGCGTGGCCCGGCACGGCATCCGGTCGTGGTGGTGGTTCGAGGGCGAGTTCTACCGCGAGGCGGCCGCGTCGCAGGCCGACGACGTGCTGGCGTGGGTGCGCGAGCGCGAGCGGCGGCGGCGGGCCAGGCAGGAGCGGGACCGGTTCCTGTCCGCCGCGGAGGAAAGCATGCGAAAGCGGGAGAACGGGTAACGAACGGGCGCGCGTTTCCGACGGACAATGCGTAGGTAATGCACGGGGGAAGGAACGCGAATGTCTCGCACGTGTGTCGCTCGCCGGGTCCGTCCGTCCCATTCGGAGCGGCCGGGGCGGGCGGGTGCGCCGGGGCGCCCGAGGAAGGCCGGGGAGCGGTGAACGAGCCGTCGCCGTGCCGGTTGGCCGGGTGCGAGGTGCCCTCGCCCGCGCACCTGCTGCTGAGCGCGGCGGTCATCCTGTTCGCGGTGCTCGCCTCGGTGGTCTGGAACTCGGTGGTCTGACCGCGGTCTCAGCCGCCTCTCAGCCGGGCCGGGCGACGATCGCCCCGTGACCACCGCGAAGCTCACGCCCACCATGCCCGACCTGGTCCGGGCCCTGCCACTGGTCGAGGACGAGGTGCGGCGGCTGGCGACATCGTCGTCGCTGCCGGTCGTGAACGAGCACGCCGGCCGCATCACCGCCGCGGGCGGCAAGCGGCTGCGCCCGATCCTGGTGCTGGCCGGGTCCCTGGCCGTGTCCGGCACCGTGCCGGACAAGGCGGTCACCGCCGCGGCGTGCGTGGAGCTGCTGCACGCGGGCTCGCTGGTGCACGACGACCTGATGGACGGCGCCACCGAGCGGCGCGGCGTGCGCACGGTCAACGCGGCCTGGGGCACCGGGCCCGCGCTGCTGGTCGGCGACTTCATGCTGGCCCGCGCCAGCCAGGTCGCGCTGGAGCGCGTCTCGCCGCACGCCGCGGCCCTGCTCGCCCGCGCCGTGGCCGACCTGGTCGAGGGCCAGGTGCTGGAGGTGCTGGACCTCTTCGACGCCGACCGCACGCCCGAGGGCGCCCTGCGCTCGGTGGAGCGCAAGACCGGCGCGCTGTTCGAGGTGGGCTGCGAGCTGGCCGGGCACTGCGCCGACGCCGACGGGGCCACCACCGCCGCCCTGGCCCGCTACGGCGCGCTGTTCGGGGTGGTGTTCCAGGTCCTCGACGACCTGCTGGACCTGGCGTCCACCTCGCGCCGCCTGGGCAAGCCGGTCGGCAACGACGTCCGCCAGGGCGTCTACACCTTCCCGCTGCTGCGCGCCCTGACCGACGAGCAGCGCCGGCTGCTGCGCGAGCGCGGCCGCGGGCTGACCGACGCCGAGCTGGCCGGGCTGCTGGCCGGGCTGCGGCAGACCAGCATGGTCGCCGACACGCTCGCGCACTGCACCTCCCTGGCCGCGCGGGCCGTGCGCGCGCTGCCCGACCTGCCCGCCTCGCCGGCGCTGGACGTGCTGCGCGAGCTGCCCGGGGCCTACCTCGACTGGGCGGCCTCGCAGATCGCCTAGACTCCGCGCGGTGACCAGCCAGGATTCCGGCCGGGCGCTGCTGCGCCACCACGGGGACGTCGACGCCGCGCCAGGACTGGCGGACTTCGCGGTGAACGTGCGGGTGCCGGCGCCGCCGGGCTGGCTGCGCGACCGGCTGGCCGCCGCCCTGGGCACCCTGGGCGCCTACCCGGGCGCCGCCGCCGACCTGCGGGCCCGCGAGGCCGTCGCCGCGCGGCACGGCCGGTCGCCGGACGAGGTGCTGGTGCTCAACGGCGCCGCCGAGGGCTTCGCCCTGCTGCCGCACCTGCACCCGGGCCTGGCCGCGGTGGTGCACCCGTCGTTCACCGAACCCGAGGTGGCGCTGCGCGACGCGGGCGTGCCCGTGCAGCGGGTGCACCTGTGGCCCGAGGACGCCTACCGGCTGCGGCCCGAGCTCGTGCCCGACGAGGCCGACCTGGTGGTGCTGGGCAACCCGACCAACCCGACCTCCGTGCTGCACCCGGCCGAGGTGGTCGCGGCGCTGGCCCGGCCCGGCCGGGTGCTGGTGGTGGACGAGGCGTTCGCCGACGCGATCCCCGGCGAGCCCGAGTCGCTGGCCGGCCGCGGCGACCTGGGCGGCCTGCTGGTGCTGCGCAGCCTGACCAAGACGTGGGGCCTGGCCGGGCTGCGCGCGGGCTACTTCCTGGGCGCCCCGGAGCTGCTGGCCCGGCTCGCGCTGCCCCGGCCGCAGTGGCCGGTGGGCAGCCTGGTGCTGGAGGCGGTCGCCGCGTGCTGCTCGCCCGAGGCCGTGGCGCAGGCCGACGAGCTGGCGTGGGAGGCGCGCGAGCACACGTCGCTGGCCGTGGCGCGGCTGGGCGACCTGGTGGTCGTGCCGCCCGCCGCGCCGTTCGTGCTGCTGCGCGTGCCCGACGGGGAGCGGGTGCGGCGGGCGTTGCGCGACAAGGGCGTGGCCGTGCGGCGCGGCGACACCTTCCCCGGCCTGACCGCCGACCACCTGCGCGTCGCGGTGCGCGCGCCCGAGGAGTTCGCGCTGCTGGTGGACGCGCTGCGCGTGGTGCTGGAGGAGCGATGACCACCCTCGGGGACGTGCTGGCGGTGCTGGAGGCCGCCTACCCGCCGGGCACCGCCGAGTCGTGGGACGCGGTGGGCCTGGTGTGCGGCGACCGCGCCGAACCGGTCACGAAGGTCCTGTTCTGCGTCGACCCGACCGGGTCCACTGTGGACGAGGCGCTGGAGGTGGGCGCGCAGCTGCTGGTGGCGCACCACCCGCTGATGCTGCGCGGCGTCAACGGGGTGCCCGCCGACGACCCCAAGGGCGCCCTGGTGCACCGGCTGATCCGCGCGGGCGTGGCGCTCCACACCGCGCACACCAACGCCGACGCGGCCAACCCCGGCGTGTCCGACGCGCTGGCCGCCGCCCTGGGCCTGCGGGTCACCGGGCCGCTGTCCCCGGCCCCCGCCCGCCGGCTCGACGTGTTGGCCGCCCACGTGCCGGTCGGGCACGCCGAGCGGGTCCTCGACGCCCTGCACGCGGCCGGCGCGGGCGCCGTGGGCGACTACCGCGACGCGGCGTGGACCGTCGACGGCACCGGCCGGTTCCGCCCGCTGGCGGGCGCGGCGCCCGCGATCGGCGAGCCCGGCAGGCCGGAGCGGGTGGCCGAGACGCGGGTCGAGGTCGTGCTCGACCGCCGGCTGCGCGCCGACGTGGTGCGCGCCCTGCGCGCCGCCCACCCCTACGAGGAGCCGGCGTTCAACCTCAACGAGGTCGCCGAGCTGCCCTCCGACACCGGCATCGGGCGCGTCGGCGAACTGCCCGCCGCCGAGCCGCTGCGCGCGTTCGCCCAGCGCGTCGCCGACGCCCTGCCCGCCACCGCCTGGGGCGTGCGCGCGGCGGGCGACCCCGACCGGCCCGTGCGGCGGGTCGCGGTGTGCGGCGGCGCCGGCGACGGCTACCTGTCCGCCGCCGTCCGCGCGGGCGTCGACGCCTACGTCACCGCCGACCTGCGCCACCACCCGGCGGGCGAGCACCTGGCCGCGGGCGGGCCCGCCCTGGTCGACGTGGCGCACTGGGCCAGCGAGTGGCCGTGGTGCGGTCAGGCGGCCGACGTCGTGCGCGCCGCGTTCGGCGGTACGGTCGAAGTCGTCGTCTCGACCCGCCGGACCGACCCGTGGACCGTCGGCGCGACGAGCCGGACAGGAGGAACCCCGTGAAAGCCGATCCCGCCGTGCAGCGCCGGTTGCTCGACCTCGCCCAGGTCGACACCGAGCTGGCGCGCGTGACCCACCGCCGCCGCACGCTGCCCGAGCTGGCGGAGATCGCCGAGGCCGAGAAGGTGCTGCGCGCCAAGCAGGACGCGCTGACCCTGGTCGAGACGAACCTGGGCGACCTGGAGCGCGAGGTCAAGCGGCAGGAGACCGAGATCGACCAGGTCCGGGCCCGCGAGGAGCGCGACCGCGGGCTGCTCCAGGGCGGCACCGTCGGCGCCAAGCAGCTCACCGACCTGGAGCACGAGCTGGCCACCCTCGGCCGCCGCCGCGGCGCGCTGGAGGACGACCTGCTGGAGCTGATGGAGCGCCGCGAGGCCGTCGAGGCCGACGTGCAGCACGCCCGCGTCGAGCTGGACAAGGCGCAGGAGGCCCTGGCCGACGCGGCCCGCCGCCGCGACTCCGCCCTGGCCGACCTGGAGACCACCGAGGCCAGGCGCACCGCCGAGCGCAGGACCATGCTCGGCCAGTTCCCCGAACCGCTGCTGGCCCTCTACGACCGGGTGCGGGCGCACAAGGGCACCGGGGCCGCGCTGCTCCAGTCCCGCCGCTGCGGCGCGTGCCGCATCGAGCTGGACCGCAGCGCCCTGGCCCACGTCAAGGAGTCGCCCGCGGACGAGGTCGTGCAGTGCGAGGAGTGCGGCGCGATCATGGTCCGCACCGCGGAATCCGGCCTGTGAGGGTCTTCGTCGAGGCCGACGGCGGGTCGCGCGGCAACCCCGGGCCCGCCGGCTACGGCGCCGTGGTGCTCGACGCCGACGGCGCGGTGCTGGCCGAGCGGTCCGCGGGCATCGGCGTGGCCACCAACAACGTCGCCGAGTACCAGGGCCTGCTCGCGGGCCTGCGGGCGGCGGCCGAGCTGGGCGCGTCCGAGGTCGTCGTGCGGATGGACTCCAAGCTCGTGGTCGAGCAGATGTCCGGCCGCTGGAAGGTCAAGCACCCGGCCATGCAGCCGCTCAACGCGCAGGCCCGCGAGCTGGCCCGGGAGTTCGCCCGGGTCGGCTACGAGTGGGTGCCGCGCGAGCGCAACAAGCGCGCGGACCGGCTCGCCAACGAGGCCATGGACGAGCAGGCGGGCGTGGAGCGGCGGCCCCGGGAGGCCGCGCGGGCGGGCCCCGAGCCGCGGCAGGCCGAGCGCCCCGGGCCCCCGGCGGCCGAGCAGGCACCGCCGTCGTCGTGGACCGGCGCGGTCGGCGAGCCCACCCGGCTCTACCTGCTGCGGCACGGGCAGACCGAGCTGTCGGTGGCCCGCCGCTACTCCGGCCGCGGCAACCCGCCGCTCACCGACGTCGGCCGGGCCCAGGCCGAGGCCGCGGCCCGGCGGCTGGGCAAGGTCGAGGGCGTCGCCGCCGTGGTGTCCTCCCCGCTGGGGCGCGCCGCGGAGACCGCGCGCGCCGTGGCCGCCGCCACCGGCGCCGGGCTGAGCACCCACGACGGCCTGGTGGAGACCGACTTCGGGGCGTGGGAGGGCCTGACGTTCACCGAGGCCGCCGCGCGCGACCCGGAGCTGCACCGGCGCTGGCTGGCGGACCCGTCCGTGCCCGCGCCCGGCGGCGAGAGCTTCGACCAGGTGCAGCAGCGCGTGCGACGGGCGCGCGCCGACCTCATCGCCCGCCACGGCGGCGCGACCGTGGTGGTGGTCAGCCACGTCACCCCGATCAAGCAGCTGCTGCGGGTGGCGCTGGACGTCGGCCCGTCACTGCTGTTCCGGCTGCACCTGGACCTCGCGTCGCTGTCGCTGGTCGAGTTCTACCCCGACGGGCACGCCTCCGTGCGCCTGGTCAACGACACCTCGCACCTGGGTTAGCCGACCGCGTCGGTCAGCCGACCGCGCGCAGCCGCTCGCGCCCACGCCGGAACCGCGTCTCCGCGACGGCGTGGGCGAACCGGTCCACCGCGTCGCACAAACCGCGGTCGGCCTTCGCGTCGATCACGTCGCCGTTGATGTCGCCGTCGAGGACGAATTCGCCGCGCAGCACGTTGTCCGCGCCCTTGCCCGCGAGCAGCGGGTTGAGCGCGTAGTCCATCGCGACGAGGAAACCCTGGCTGCCGCCCGTGGCCAGCGGCAGGATCGCCCGGCCGCGCAGCGCGCGTTTCGGCAGCAGGTCCAGCAGCGCCTTCACCAGGCCGCTGTAGGCCGCCCGGTAGACCGGGCTGGCGACCACGATGCCGTCGGCGCGCAGCACGGAGGCGACCGCGTCGCCGATCTCCGGGTCGCGCAGGTCCTCGGTGAGCAGGGACAACGTCGGCAGCGTGCGGACGTGCAGGGTCTGGACCGCGTGGTCGGACGCGCGCAGCAACTGCTCGACGCGCGAGACCACGACACCGGTCCGGGACACGGGGGAAGGGCTCCCGGAAATCAGCAGGATGGACGACATGGGTCGCTGGAACCTCTCGGTGAGAACAGCTCGGATTACGAGGTGAAATTCG
This portion of the Saccharothrix syringae genome encodes:
- the cobC gene encoding Rv2231c family pyridoxal phosphate-dependent protein CobC, whose product is MTSQDSGRALLRHHGDVDAAPGLADFAVNVRVPAPPGWLRDRLAAALGTLGAYPGAAADLRAREAVAARHGRSPDEVLVLNGAAEGFALLPHLHPGLAAVVHPSFTEPEVALRDAGVPVQRVHLWPEDAYRLRPELVPDEADLVVLGNPTNPTSVLHPAEVVAALARPGRVLVVDEAFADAIPGEPESLAGRGDLGGLLVLRSLTKTWGLAGLRAGYFLGAPELLARLALPRPQWPVGSLVLEAVAACCSPEAVAQADELAWEAREHTSLAVARLGDLVVVPPAAPFVLLRVPDGERVRRALRDKGVAVRRGDTFPGLTADHLRVAVRAPEEFALLVDALRVVLEER
- a CDS encoding zinc ribbon domain-containing protein, yielding MKADPAVQRRLLDLAQVDTELARVTHRRRTLPELAEIAEAEKVLRAKQDALTLVETNLGDLEREVKRQETEIDQVRAREERDRGLLQGGTVGAKQLTDLEHELATLGRRRGALEDDLLELMERREAVEADVQHARVELDKAQEALADAARRRDSALADLETTEARRTAERRTMLGQFPEPLLALYDRVRAHKGTGAALLQSRRCGACRIELDRSALAHVKESPADEVVQCEECGAIMVRTAESGL
- a CDS encoding bifunctional RNase H/acid phosphatase; translation: MRVFVEADGGSRGNPGPAGYGAVVLDADGAVLAERSAGIGVATNNVAEYQGLLAGLRAAAELGASEVVVRMDSKLVVEQMSGRWKVKHPAMQPLNAQARELAREFARVGYEWVPRERNKRADRLANEAMDEQAGVERRPREAARAGPEPRQAERPGPPAAEQAPPSSWTGAVGEPTRLYLLRHGQTELSVARRYSGRGNPPLTDVGRAQAEAAARRLGKVEGVAAVVSSPLGRAAETARAVAAATGAGLSTHDGLVETDFGAWEGLTFTEAAARDPELHRRWLADPSVPAPGGESFDQVQQRVRRARADLIARHGGATVVVVSHVTPIKQLLRVALDVGPSLLFRLHLDLASLSLVEFYPDGHASVRLVNDTSHLG
- a CDS encoding polyprenyl synthetase family protein encodes the protein MTTAKLTPTMPDLVRALPLVEDEVRRLATSSSLPVVNEHAGRITAAGGKRLRPILVLAGSLAVSGTVPDKAVTAAACVELLHAGSLVHDDLMDGATERRGVRTVNAAWGTGPALLVGDFMLARASQVALERVSPHAAALLARAVADLVEGQVLEVLDLFDADRTPEGALRSVERKTGALFEVGCELAGHCADADGATTAALARYGALFGVVFQVLDDLLDLASTSRRLGKPVGNDVRQGVYTFPLLRALTDEQRRLLRERGRGLTDAELAGLLAGLRQTSMVADTLAHCTSLAARAVRALPDLPASPALDVLRELPGAYLDWAASQIA
- a CDS encoding Nif3-like dinuclear metal center hexameric protein, which encodes MTTLGDVLAVLEAAYPPGTAESWDAVGLVCGDRAEPVTKVLFCVDPTGSTVDEALEVGAQLLVAHHPLMLRGVNGVPADDPKGALVHRLIRAGVALHTAHTNADAANPGVSDALAAALGLRVTGPLSPAPARRLDVLAAHVPVGHAERVLDALHAAGAGAVGDYRDAAWTVDGTGRFRPLAGAAPAIGEPGRPERVAETRVEVVLDRRLRADVVRALRAAHPYEEPAFNLNEVAELPSDTGIGRVGELPAAEPLRAFAQRVADALPATAWGVRAAGDPDRPVRRVAVCGGAGDGYLSAAVRAGVDAYVTADLRHHPAGEHLAAGGPALVDVAHWASEWPWCGQAADVVRAAFGGTVEVVVSTRRTDPWTVGATSRTGGTP
- a CDS encoding low molecular weight protein-tyrosine-phosphatase, which translates into the protein MTLHVTFICTGNICRSPVAAIIFREHLRRAGLGDLVEVTSAGTGGWHVGDPADPRAAKSLADNGYPTEHVAAQVGGDHLDADLLVALDSGHARALRRMVADPGRVRLLRSFDPGADGVDVPDPYYGDEAGFGRVVAMVEAAVPGLLAWTRERL
- the ssuE gene encoding NADPH-dependent FMN reductase; the protein is MSSILLISGSPSPVSRTGVVVSRVEQLLRASDHAVQTLHVRTLPTLSLLTEDLRDPEIGDAVASVLRADGIVVASPVYRAAYSGLVKALLDLLPKRALRGRAILPLATGGSQGFLVAMDYALNPLLAGKGADNVLRGEFVLDGDINGDVIDAKADRGLCDAVDRFAHAVAETRFRRGRERLRAVG